From Triticum aestivum cultivar Chinese Spring chromosome 4A, IWGSC CS RefSeq v2.1, whole genome shotgun sequence, a single genomic window includes:
- the LOC123087374 gene encoding FT-interacting protein 3-like, which produces MVEMEEGARRRVVVEVCNARNLMPKDGQGTACAYAVVDFDGQRRRTATRPRDLNPHWGERLEFPVHHPGAMADTLELNVYNDKKAVAGSGRRGGTFLGKVKVAAASFARAGDEALVYYPLEKRSVFSQIKGEIGLKIWVVDDPPPAPAAPAPAPEGEKKADDAAPADKKEPAEAAAAAPAAADEKKPDAAPPAEEKKAEDAKPEEKKAEDAGKKKSPEKGKKKDGDKPKEEGKKEVAVPPSPSKAPPPSPSKMQLATAGVAGDLEILPQTAAERSMASSGGGSASYDLVDRVPYLFVRLLKAKKSQDGGDKQPQPLYAQLCIGAHAVRTRTATHAGEWDQVFAFHKASLTASSLEVTVHEEAKKPEKEGEAAPPDAHLGFVSFDLQEVPKRSPPDSALAPQWYTLEGHAEDGAPACDVMLAVWVGTQVDEAFQEAWQSDSGGNLVHTRSKAYLSPKLWYLRLSVIQAQDLRLPSPPDAAKAKQQFGPTFPELYVKAQLGAQVFKTGRIALGSAAAGASNPSWNEDLLFVAAEPFDPFLTVAVEDVFSGQPVGQARVPLSTVHRRSDDRVEPPSRWLNLCGDEARPYAGRVHVRVCLEGGYHVLDEAANVASDVRAASKQLSKPPVGMLEVGVRGASNLVPMKIAKDGASGSTDAYVVLKYGPKWARTRTILDQFNPRWNEQYAWDVFDPCTVLSIAVFDNARYKMVDAGKPPPKDARIGKLRIRLSTLDTNRVYSINYALTAVHPIGVRKMGELELAIRFTCPSWLTLMQAYGSPLLPRMHYVKPLGPAQQDVLRHTAMRIVSGRLARSEPPLGPEVVQYMLDTDTHAWSMRRSKANWFRVVGCLSHVATAVRWGHRVRTWEHSPTTVLVHMLLVAVVLCPEMILPTVCLYLFLVLLWRYRWRPRQPAGMDPRLSHVDSVSPDELDEEFDGLPSARPADVVRARYDRLRAVAGRAQTLLGDVAAQGERVEALLSWRDPRATGVFAVACLLAALVLYAVPFKALLLGMGFFYLRHPRFRGDMPSAGFNFFRRLPSLSDRVL; this is translated from the coding sequence ATGGTGGAGATGGAggagggggcgcggcggcgggtggtggtggaggtgtgcAATGCGCGGAACCTGATGCCCAAGGACGGCCAGGGCACGGCGTGCGCCTACGCCGTCGTCGACTTCGACGGCCAGCGCCGCCGCACCGCCACGCGCCCGCGGGACCTCAACCCGCACTGGGGCGAGCGCCTCGAGTTCCCCGTCCACCACCCGGGCGCCATGGCCGACACGCTCGAGCTCAACGTCTACAACGACAAGAAGgccgtcgccggctccggccgccgcggcggcACCTTCCTCGGCAAGGTcaaggtcgccgccgcctccttcgcccGGGCCGGGGACGAGGCGCTCGTCTACTACCCGCTCGAGAAGCGCAGCGTCTTCTCGCAGATCAAGGGCGAGATCGGCCTCAAGATTTGGGTCGTCGACGACCCGCCGCCCGCCCCTGCTGCCCCTGCCCCCGCGCCCGAGGGGGAGAAGAAGGCCGATGATGCCGCCCCTGCGGACAAGAAGGAGCCCgccgaagctgctgctgctgctcctgccgCTGCCGACGAGAAGAAGCCGGACGCTGCGCCGCCCGCGGAAGAGAAGAAGGCGGAGGACGCCAaaccagaggagaagaaggcagaGGACGCGGGCAAGAAGAAGTCGccggagaaggggaagaagaaggacgGCGACAAGCCCAAGGAGGAGGGCAAGAAGGAGGTGGCGGTGCCTCCTTCCCCGTCCAAggccccgccgccatcgccgtccaagATGCAGCTGGCCACGGCCGGGGTCGCCGGCGACCTCGAGATCCTCCCCCAGACGGCAGCCGAGCGGAGCATGGCCTCCTCGGGCGGCGGCAGCGCGTCGTACGACCTGGTGGATCGCGTGCCTTACCTGTTCGTCCGGCTCCTCAAGGCCAAGAAGAGTCAAGACGGTGGCGACAAGCAGCCGCAGCCGCTGTACGCGCAGCTCTGCATCGGCGCCCACGCCGTGCGGACCCGAACCGCCACGCACGCCGGCGAGTGGGACCAGGTCTTCGCGTTCCACAAGGCCAGCCTCACCGCCTCCTCGCTGGAGGTCACCGTGCACGAGGAAGCCAAGAAGCCGGAGAAGGAGGGCGAGGCCGCCCCGCCGGACGCGCACCTCGGCTTCGTCTCCTTCGACCTGCAGGAGGTGCCCAAGCGGTCGCCGCCGGACAGCGCGCTCGCGCCGCAGTGGTACACCCTGGAGGGGCACGCGGAGGACGGCGCCCCGGCGTGCGACGTGATGCTCGCCGTGTGGGTCGGCACGCAGGTCGACGAGGCGTTCCAGGAAGCGTGGCAGTCCGACTCCGGCGGCAACCTGGTGCACACCCGCTCCAAGGCGTACCTATCCCCTAAGCTGTGGTACCTCCGGCTCAGCGTCATCCAGGCGCAGGACCTGCGCCTGCCGTCGCCGCCGGACGCCGCCAAGGCCAAGCAGCAGTTCGGGCCCACGTTCCCGGAGCTGTACGTCAAGGCGCAGCTCGGCGCGCAGGTGTTCAAGACCGGCCGCATCGCGctcggcagcgccgccgccggggcGTCCAACCCGAGCTGGAACGAGGACCTGCTCTTCGTCGCCGCCGAGCCCTTCGACCCTTTCCTCACCGTCGCCGTGGAGGACGTCTTCTCCGGGCAGCCGGTCGGGCAGGCGCGCGTGCCGCTCTCCACCGTGCACCGCCGCTCCGACGACCGGGTCGAGCCGCCCTCGCGCTGGCTCAACCTGTGCGGCGACGAGGCCCGGCCCTACGCCGGCCGGGTGCACGTCCGCGTCTGCCTGGAGGGCGGCTACCACGTGCTGGACGAGGCGGCGAACGTGGCCAGCGACGTGCGCGCCGCGTCCAAGCAGCTGTCCAAGCCGCCGGTGGGCATGCTGGAGGTGGGCGTCCGCGGCGCGTCCAACCTGGTGCCCATGAAGATCGCCAAGGACGGCGCCAGCGGCTCCACCGACGCGTACGTGGTGCTCAAGTACGGCCCAAAGTGGGCGCGCACGCGCACCATCCTCGACCAGTTCAACCCGCGCTGGAACGAGCAGTACGCCTGGGACGTCTTCGACCCCTGCACCGTGCTCTCCATCGCCGTCTTCGACAACGCCAGGTACAAGATGGTGGACGCCGGGAAGCCGCCGCCAAAGGACGCCCGCATCGGCAAGCTCCGCATCCGGCTCTCGACGCTGGACACCAACCGGGTCTACTCCATCAACTACGCGCTCACGGCGGTGCACCCGATCGGCGTGCGCAAGATGGGCGAGCTAGAGCTCGCCATCCGCTTCACCTGCCCGTcctggctcacgctgatgcaggcGTACGGCAGCCCGCTGCTGCCGCGCATGCACTACGTCAAGCCGCTGGGCCCGGCGCAGCAGGACGTGCTGCGCCACACCGCCATGCGCATCGTGTCGGGCCGCCTCGCGCGCTCCGAGCCGCCGCTGGGGCCGGAGGTGGTGCAGTACATGCTGGACACGGACACGCACGCCTGGAGCATGCGCCGGAGCAAGGCCAACTGGTTCCGCGTCGTCGGCTGCCTCTCCCACGTCGCCACCGCCGTCAGGTGGGGCCATCGGGTGCGCACCTGGGAGCACTCGCCCACCACCGTGCTCGTGCACATGCTGCTCGTCGCCGTCGTGCTCTGCCCGGAGATGATCCTCCCCACCGTCTGCCTCTACCTCTTCCTCGTCCTGCTCTGGCGCTACCGCTGGCGCCCCCGCCAGCCCGCCGGCATGGACCCGCGCCTCTCCCACGTCGACAGCGTCAGCCCCGACGAGCTGGACGAGGAGTTCGACGGCCTCCCCTCGGCCCGCCCCGCCGACGTGGTGCGGGCGCGCTACGACCGGCTGCGCGCCGTGGCCGGGCGCGCGCAGACGCTGCTGGGCGACGTGGCCGCGCAGGGGGAGCGCGTGGAGGCGCTGCTGTCGTGGCGCGACCCGCGCGCGACGGGGGTGTTCGCCGTGGCCTGCCTGCTGGCCGCGCTGGTGCTCTACGCCGTGCCGTTCAAGGCGCTGCTGCTGGGCATGGGCTTCTTCTACCTCCGCCACCCCAGGTTCCGCGGCGACATGCCCTCCGCCGGCTTCAACTTCTTCCGCCGCCTCCCGTCGCTCTCCGACCGGGTGCTCTAG